One Halarcobacter ebronensis genomic window carries:
- a CDS encoding AMIN domain-containing protein codes for MKTLFTLLLVLSTSLIARENPFEATNAYEEEAARIIEMNEVEEDYALEYQQEQQYIKNMYEKMNDPAVEEKKEPEKPALTEEEVKKMIKKAQKETERKAETIAKKLVDEKPKEVEQVVYVKPRVDVTNEKELLPFVKVEYDNDKINIFSDYKVSKKITLPGEKKIVLDFDAKENFYTVREDLKSTNFPKVTVGNHKKDKFFRIVVELANMPDDYEVTYDDKMVTIVKLYE; via the coding sequence ATGAAAACCCTATTTACTTTATTACTTGTCTTATCTACTAGTTTAATTGCTAGAGAAAATCCATTTGAAGCAACTAATGCCTATGAAGAAGAAGCAGCAAGAATTATTGAAATGAATGAGGTAGAAGAGGATTATGCCCTTGAATACCAACAAGAACAACAATATATAAAAAATATGTATGAGAAAATGAATGATCCTGCAGTTGAAGAGAAAAAAGAGCCAGAAAAACCAGCTTTAACAGAAGAAGAAGTTAAAAAGATGATTAAAAAAGCTCAAAAAGAGACTGAAAGAAAAGCTGAAACTATTGCAAAAAAACTTGTTGATGAGAAACCAAAAGAGGTTGAACAAGTTGTTTACGTAAAACCAAGAGTTGATGTAACAAATGAAAAAGAGTTACTTCCATTTGTAAAAGTTGAGTATGATAATGATAAAATCAATATCTTTTCTGATTATAAAGTAAGTAAAAAAATAACTCTTCCTGGTGAGAAAAAAATTGTATTAGATTTTGATGCAAAAGAGAACTTCTACACAGTTAGAGAAGATTTGAAATCTACAAACTTCCCTAAAGTAACTGTGGGAAATCATAAAAAAGATAAATTCTTTAGAATTGTAGTAGAGTTAGCAAATATGCCTGATGACTACGAGGTAACTTATGATGATAAAATGGTTACAATCGTAAAACTATATGAATAA
- a CDS encoding cation:proton antiporter — translation MSEEILIICSISLIIFISPLVSRVLKLPTITIEIILGAIAAYFAFIVEHSILELVAELGFLYLMFLAGLEVDLKKLVNISGSLLRASIFYNIVLFSLATAITLYFDLGKIFIIVLPLISIGLLAALKKEYGDVEWIKLSITVGLIGEIVSIFALTTVSAALEFGINFEFYKTMVLFVIFLISMLFIYKLFHNIIWWYPEIKAVLMPEKDNQEQDIRVSMTIFFLMIAVMMYLHLEVAFGAFIAGTFITTFFEEHNKQLPHKLEHFGFGWLVPIFFIYVGSSFELESIFHDGLVQHALLIALAMILIRLVASTLFIKTIGWNRFYMIGLSHSMPLTLLIAVATLAYHNHSITQFYYYAFILASIIEVLVVMIAIRAISYFIKLDDIKKVK, via the coding sequence ATGAGTGAAGAAATTCTAATAATATGTTCAATATCTTTAATAATATTTATTTCTCCACTTGTATCAAGAGTATTAAAACTACCTACTATTACCATTGAGATAATTTTAGGTGCAATTGCTGCATATTTTGCATTTATTGTAGAACACTCTATTTTGGAACTTGTTGCAGAATTAGGATTTTTGTATTTAATGTTCCTAGCTGGACTTGAAGTTGATTTAAAAAAGCTTGTAAATATATCTGGTTCTCTTTTGCGAGCTTCAATTTTTTATAATATTGTTCTTTTTTCACTGGCAACAGCAATTACACTCTATTTTGATTTAGGAAAAATTTTTATTATAGTTCTTCCTCTTATCTCTATTGGGCTTTTGGCAGCACTTAAGAAAGAGTATGGGGATGTTGAGTGGATAAAACTCTCTATTACGGTTGGACTAATTGGGGAGATTGTATCAATCTTTGCTTTAACAACAGTATCAGCAGCACTTGAATTTGGTATTAATTTTGAGTTTTATAAAACTATGGTTTTATTTGTAATTTTTCTTATTTCGATGCTATTTATTTATAAACTTTTTCACAATATTATTTGGTGGTATCCAGAGATAAAAGCTGTACTTATGCCAGAAAAAGATAACCAAGAACAAGATATTAGAGTATCAATGACCATCTTCTTTTTAATGATTGCTGTTATGATGTATCTTCATTTAGAAGTTGCTTTTGGCGCATTTATAGCTGGAACCTTTATTACAACTTTTTTTGAAGAGCATAATAAACAATTACCACATAAATTAGAGCATTTTGGATTTGGATGGCTAGTACCTATATTTTTTATTTATGTTGGTTCCTCTTTTGAACTTGAGTCTATATTTCATGATGGTTTAGTCCAACATGCACTTTTAATTGCTCTTGCAATGATTTTAATAAGACTTGTAGCTTCAACGCTATTTATTAAAACAATTGGATGGAATAGATTTTATATGATAGGGCTTTCTCACTCTATGCCTCTAACACTTTTAATTGCAGTTGCAACTCTAGCATATCATAATCATTCTATTACACAGTTTTACTATTATGCTTTTATCTTAGCTTCAATTATTGAGGTTTTAGTAGTAATGATTGCTATTAGAGCAATCTCATATTTTATTAAGTTGGATGATATCAAAAAGGTAAAATAG
- a CDS encoding biotin synthase, whose product MSEKSKEIFLCAICNIESGTCNEDCKFCTQSVKYKADIQRYKRKEIEQIVEEAKRAKQNNANGFCLVTAGKGLDDKRLAFVCEAARAVKKENLGLILIACNGTASVEQLQTLKEAGVDAYNHNLETSKDFYPKIVTTHSWDERYQTCKNVKEVGLRLVCGGIFGLGETQEDRISMLESIASLEPMNVPLNFFIPNKALPIEASTLLREEAFSLIRLARKTIPNAMKIMVAGGRELMFGEEQYKIFENGANAFVIGDYLTTAGKSPKEDMEELERLGFKIKRERD is encoded by the coding sequence ATGAGCGAAAAAAGTAAAGAGATATTTTTATGTGCAATTTGTAATATTGAGAGTGGTACTTGTAATGAAGATTGTAAATTTTGTACGCAAAGTGTAAAATATAAAGCAGATATTCAAAGATATAAAAGAAAAGAGATTGAACAAATTGTTGAAGAGGCAAAAAGAGCTAAACAAAACAATGCAAATGGTTTTTGTTTGGTAACTGCTGGAAAAGGTTTAGATGATAAAAGATTAGCTTTTGTGTGTGAAGCAGCAAGAGCAGTTAAAAAAGAGAACTTAGGACTTATCTTAATTGCCTGTAATGGAACAGCTTCAGTTGAGCAACTGCAAACTCTAAAAGAGGCAGGAGTTGATGCATATAATCACAATCTTGAGACCTCAAAAGATTTTTATCCTAAAATTGTTACAACTCACTCTTGGGATGAGAGATATCAAACCTGTAAAAATGTTAAAGAGGTTGGATTAAGACTTGTTTGTGGCGGTATTTTTGGTTTAGGTGAGACACAAGAGGATAGAATCTCTATGCTTGAATCAATAGCCTCTTTAGAGCCAATGAATGTTCCTTTGAACTTTTTTATTCCAAATAAAGCCTTACCAATAGAGGCAAGTACTCTATTAAGAGAAGAAGCATTTTCTCTTATAAGATTGGCAAGAAAAACTATTCCAAATGCAATGAAAATTATGGTTGCTGGTGGAAGAGAGTTGATGTTTGGTGAAGAGCAGTATAAAATCTTTGAAAATGGAGCAAATGCTTTTGTAATAGGAGATTATCTTACAACAGCAGGAAAATCTCCTAAAGAGGATATGGAAGAGTTAGAGAGATTAGGGTTTAAAATAAAAAGAGAAAGAGATTAA
- the recA gene encoding recombinase RecA encodes MDENQKKSLELAIKQIDKTFGKGTLIRLGDKQVVPVEAISTGSLGLDLALGVGGLPKGRVIEIYGPESSGKTTLTLHAIAECQKAGGVCAFIDAEHALDVIYAKNLGVDTDNLLVSQPDFGEQALEILETVIRSGAVNLVVVDSVAALTPKVEIDGDMDDQQVGVQARLMSKALRKITGLLNKMNCTVIFINQIRMKIGMTGYGSPETTTGGNALKFYSSVRLDIRRIATLKQGENSIGNRVKVKVVKNKVAAPFKQAEFDIMFGEGISKTGELIDYGVKLDIIDKAGAWFSYGDEKIGQGKENSKVFLKDNPQISNDIEQKILAAMGINDSLIQGDAELDESDD; translated from the coding sequence ATGGATGAAAATCAAAAAAAATCATTAGAGTTAGCTATAAAACAGATAGACAAAACTTTTGGTAAAGGTACTCTTATTAGACTTGGAGACAAACAGGTTGTTCCTGTTGAAGCAATTTCAACTGGTTCTCTTGGTCTTGATTTAGCTCTAGGAGTGGGAGGTCTTCCAAAAGGAAGAGTTATAGAGATATATGGTCCTGAATCTTCAGGGAAAACAACCCTTACACTTCATGCAATTGCAGAGTGTCAAAAAGCAGGTGGTGTTTGTGCCTTCATTGATGCAGAACACGCTTTAGATGTAATTTATGCTAAAAACCTAGGTGTTGATACAGATAACCTACTTGTTTCTCAACCAGATTTTGGGGAACAAGCACTTGAAATTTTAGAGACTGTTATTAGAAGTGGAGCAGTTAACCTAGTGGTTGTGGACTCAGTTGCAGCTTTAACTCCAAAAGTTGAGATTGATGGGGATATGGATGACCAACAAGTTGGTGTTCAAGCTAGACTTATGAGTAAAGCTTTAAGAAAAATTACTGGTCTTTTAAACAAAATGAACTGTACAGTTATCTTTATTAACCAAATAAGAATGAAAATTGGTATGACAGGATATGGAAGTCCAGAGACAACAACTGGTGGTAATGCACTTAAATTCTACTCTTCAGTAAGACTTGATATTAGAAGAATTGCCACTTTAAAACAGGGTGAAAACTCAATAGGGAATAGAGTTAAAGTAAAAGTAGTAAAAAATAAAGTTGCGGCTCCATTTAAACAAGCTGAGTTTGATATTATGTTTGGAGAGGGGATCTCTAAAACTGGTGAGTTAATTGATTATGGTGTTAAACTTGACATTATTGACAAAGCTGGAGCTTGGTTTAGCTATGGTGATGAAAAAATTGGTCAAGGTAAAGAGAACTCTAAAGTTTTCTTAAAAGATAATCCACAAATCTCAAATGATATTGAACAAAAAATTCTAGCAGCAATGGGAATAAATGATTCTTTAATCCAAGGTGATGCGGAACTTGACGAAAGCGACGACTAA
- a CDS encoding UDP-N-acetylmuramate dehydrogenase, whose product MSFKRIDFSRYTSIKIGPIVDVKIIDTIGNYDDFQIIGKGNNLLVSSNPPKFAILGEQFDYIREEEGKLYVGCATTSGKLLTYTRKNNIANLEFLAKLPGNLGGLVKMNAGLKSWEIFNYIDKIKTKDGYIKKEDINYSYRKTKIDTIVYEVVFNIEYGFCKEKLKEFNKMRDNQPQSPSAGSCFKNPQGDFAGRLIEEVGLKGFKVGDMAFSEVHANFLVNLGKGTYEDAISLINEAKNRVKQKFNIDLEEEITIF is encoded by the coding sequence GTGAGTTTTAAAAGAATAGATTTTTCAAGATATACCTCTATCAAAATAGGTCCTATTGTTGATGTTAAAATAATAGATACAATAGGCAATTATGATGATTTCCAAATAATTGGTAAAGGAAATAATCTTTTAGTCTCTTCAAATCCTCCTAAATTTGCAATTTTAGGAGAGCAGTTTGATTATATAAGAGAAGAAGAGGGCAAACTATATGTAGGTTGCGCTACAACTTCAGGAAAACTATTAACTTATACAAGAAAAAACAATATTGCAAACTTAGAGTTTCTTGCAAAACTTCCTGGTAATCTTGGTGGGCTTGTTAAAATGAATGCGGGTTTAAAGAGTTGGGAAATCTTTAATTATATAGATAAAATAAAAACTAAAGATGGATATATAAAAAAAGAGGATATAAACTACTCTTATAGAAAAACCAAAATAGATACTATAGTTTATGAGGTAGTATTTAACATTGAGTATGGTTTTTGCAAAGAAAAACTTAAAGAGTTTAATAAAATGAGAGACAATCAACCTCAAAGTCCAAGTGCGGGAAGTTGTTTTAAAAATCCCCAAGGGGATTTTGCAGGAAGACTTATAGAAGAGGTTGGTTTAAAAGGGTTTAAAGTAGGAGATATGGCATTTAGTGAAGTACACGCAAACTTCTTAGTTAATCTAGGGAAAGGCACTTACGAAGATGCAATATCACTTATAAATGAGGCAAAAAATAGAGTGAAGCAGAAGTTTAACATAGATTTAGAAGAAGAGATTACAATTTTCTAG
- a CDS encoding metallophosphoesterase family protein, whose product MKVGILSDSHTKSGYTKEVISHLKASGAEYLIHAGDLCLEENLKSLEDSGLTYVSVFGNNDFSLISLSSKYNIKREPYLFKIKDTSFKLMHLPYYLTPDSDVVIYGHTHIFETDFKNGTLFINPGEVCAREKPLVECVLLDINENEYIISYYSRDINSNKFLKKEIKYERKK is encoded by the coding sequence ATGAAAGTAGGAATATTATCAGATAGCCACACAAAAAGTGGCTATACAAAAGAGGTCATTTCCCATCTTAAAGCCTCTGGAGCAGAGTATTTGATACACGCAGGTGATTTATGTCTTGAAGAGAATCTTAAATCATTAGAAGATTCAGGCTTGACCTATGTTAGTGTTTTTGGAAATAATGATTTCTCTTTAATCTCTTTATCTTCAAAATATAATATAAAAAGAGAACCTTATTTATTTAAAATCAAAGATACAAGTTTTAAATTAATGCATTTGCCTTATTATCTAACACCAGATAGTGATGTTGTTATTTACGGTCATACACATATTTTTGAAACAGATTTTAAAAATGGGACACTCTTTATAAATCCAGGTGAAGTGTGTGCTAGAGAGAAACCTTTGGTTGAATGTGTATTGTTAGATATTAATGAAAATGAGTATATAATCTCTTATTACTCAAGGGATATAAATTCGAATAAATTTTTAAAAAAAGAGATAAAGTATGAGCGAAAAAAGTAA
- a CDS encoding FtsB family cell division protein: protein MHENRHTIKKFSLIAVLSTAVTVFLGYHVSNILFGDNSLEVYSSLKHKKEYLQSEIKRLQEENAYLQKEYFELKNLEPEE, encoded by the coding sequence ATGCACGAAAATAGACATACAATCAAGAAATTTTCATTAATAGCAGTACTCTCTACTGCTGTTACTGTATTTCTTGGTTATCATGTTTCAAATATTCTTTTTGGAGATAACTCTTTGGAGGTTTATAGCTCTTTAAAACATAAAAAAGAGTACCTGCAAAGTGAAATCAAAAGATTGCAAGAAGAGAATGCCTATTTGCAAAAAGAGTATTTCGAACTTAAAAACTTGGAGCCAGAAGAATGA
- a CDS encoding menaquinone biosynthesis family protein — translation MLKKISVAHSPDADDIFMYYAIKFGWVTPKDAVFENIADDIESLNQATLKGEYDICAISFALYPFVKDEYALLKTAVSFGEGYGPKLIRRKETKLKRNFKVALSGEYTTNALLFRIAYPEARITYMNFLDIEKAVLDGTVDAGVLIHESILTYSSELEVEKEIWDIWIELSGGNLPLPLGGMCLRRSLPLHSAIDYENTLIKAVDVANKNRKVLAPMLLEKGLIRVDAKLLDNYLDLYANDNSVKMSEIQYKALDKLYELGYKHGFYENLIKAEDYLIPSEYEELRNK, via the coding sequence ATTTTGAAAAAAATAAGTGTTGCACACTCACCCGATGCCGATGATATATTTATGTACTATGCGATTAAGTTTGGTTGGGTGACTCCTAAAGATGCGGTGTTTGAAAATATTGCAGATGATATAGAGAGTTTGAATCAAGCTACGCTAAAAGGTGAATATGATATTTGTGCTATCTCTTTTGCCCTATACCCTTTTGTGAAAGATGAATACGCACTACTTAAAACAGCAGTCTCTTTTGGTGAAGGATATGGTCCAAAACTTATAAGAAGAAAAGAGACAAAACTAAAAAGAAATTTCAAAGTGGCTTTAAGTGGAGAGTATACTACAAATGCATTGCTATTTAGAATTGCTTATCCTGAAGCAAGAATTACATATATGAATTTTTTGGATATTGAAAAAGCTGTACTTGATGGAACTGTTGACGCAGGTGTACTAATACATGAGTCAATATTAACTTATAGTAGTGAATTAGAAGTAGAGAAAGAGATTTGGGATATTTGGATTGAACTAAGTGGTGGAAATTTACCACTACCTCTTGGTGGAATGTGCCTTAGACGTTCACTTCCTCTTCATAGCGCAATAGATTATGAAAATACACTTATAAAAGCAGTTGATGTAGCAAATAAAAATAGAAAAGTTTTGGCTCCAATGCTTTTAGAAAAAGGGCTTATTAGAGTTGATGCAAAACTTCTTGACAACTATTTAGACCTTTATGCAAATGATAACTCTGTAAAAATGAGTGAAATTCAGTATAAAGCCCTTGACAAACTTTATGAATTGGGATATAAACATGGCTTTTATGAAAACCTTATAAAAGCAGAAGATTATTTAATACCAAGTGAATATGAGGAATTAAGAAACAAGTGA
- a CDS encoding flavodoxin family protein, with translation MRVLFIDCSEKYHKQIDTIIEYLYDYFHSLDIYTSKISLSNLKITKCTQCRCCTLKWSESPVKCVVNDEMSEVIDTIQEANSYVILSDRTFLFNKNKVHEKFSERLVAYYYWPYGQSEARLRDPFQNKNSILINFNTTKYFMNHSFYTTKLYMEHTSSSIGAKVQDWTALTPKEDLIKEYKERLDEMAYRLVSAFQRNAS, from the coding sequence ATGAGAGTACTTTTTATTGATTGTTCTGAGAAATATCATAAGCAGATTGATACAATAATTGAGTATTTATATGATTATTTTCACTCTTTAGATATTTATACTTCAAAAATTTCCCTCTCAAATTTGAAAATTACTAAATGTACTCAATGTAGATGTTGCACACTAAAATGGAGTGAATCTCCTGTAAAATGTGTAGTAAATGACGAGATGTCAGAAGTTATTGATACAATACAAGAGGCTAATTCCTATGTTATCCTTTCTGATAGAACTTTTTTATTTAATAAAAATAAAGTTCATGAAAAGTTTTCCGAAAGGCTGGTTGCATATTATTACTGGCCCTATGGCCAATCTGAAGCAAGACTAAGAGATCCTTTCCAAAACAAAAACTCAATACTAATAAATTTTAACACTACAAAATACTTTATGAATCACAGCTTTTATACTACAAAACTATATATGGAACACACTTCATCCTCTATTGGAGCAAAAGTTCAAGATTGGACTGCATTAACCCCTAAAGAGGATTTAATAAAAGAGTACAAAGAGAGATTAGATGAAATGGCTTACAGACTTGTAAGTGCTTTTCAAAGAAATGCTTCGTAA
- the eno gene encoding phosphopyruvate hydratase, translated as MVFIDNVYADEVLDSRGNPTVRATVILSDGTKASAIVPSGASTGKREALELRDGDDRFLGKGVLKAVENVNTTIADELLGLSPYNQAEIDATMKDIDGTNNYSNLGANAVLGVSMAVARAAAASLNIPLYRYLGGANAMTMPVPMFNIINGGEHANNSVDFQEYMVMPVGFENFNDGLRAVSEIYQNLKKIIDSMGESTAVGDEGGFAPNLSSNEEPIQVILQAVEKAGYKAGEQICIALDVAASELVDSNGNYALKGEGRSLTAEELVSYYEDLCNKYPIISIEDGLSEDDWDGWKILTDRLGSKIQLVGDDLYVTNANILAEGIQKGIANAILIKPNQIGTVSETMLTIRLAQRNNYNCVMSHRSGESEDAFIADFAVALNCGQIKTGSTARSDRIAKYNRLLEIGAEIGYAEYLGKQPFSK; from the coding sequence ATGGTATTTATTGATAATGTCTATGCGGATGAAGTATTAGATTCAAGGGGTAATCCAACAGTTAGAGCAACTGTTATTTTAAGTGATGGTACAAAAGCTAGTGCAATCGTTCCAAGTGGCGCAAGTACTGGTAAAAGAGAAGCTTTAGAATTAAGAGATGGTGATGATAGATTTTTAGGAAAAGGCGTTCTTAAAGCCGTTGAAAATGTGAATACAACTATTGCAGATGAGTTATTAGGATTAAGTCCATACAACCAAGCAGAAATTGATGCAACTATGAAAGATATTGATGGAACTAATAACTACTCTAACCTAGGAGCTAATGCAGTATTAGGTGTTTCTATGGCAGTGGCAAGAGCAGCTGCAGCTTCACTTAACATTCCTTTATACAGATATCTTGGTGGTGCAAATGCAATGACAATGCCTGTGCCTATGTTTAATATTATAAATGGTGGAGAACACGCAAATAACTCAGTTGATTTTCAAGAGTATATGGTTATGCCAGTAGGTTTTGAAAACTTCAATGATGGATTAAGAGCAGTTTCTGAAATCTACCAAAACCTTAAAAAAATTATTGACTCAATGGGTGAATCAACAGCAGTTGGTGATGAGGGTGGATTTGCTCCAAACTTAAGCTCAAATGAGGAACCTATTCAAGTTATTTTACAAGCAGTTGAAAAAGCTGGATACAAAGCTGGTGAACAAATTTGTATTGCTTTAGATGTTGCTGCATCTGAGTTAGTTGATTCAAATGGAAACTACGCTTTAAAAGGTGAAGGAAGAAGTTTAACAGCTGAAGAGTTAGTTTCATATTATGAAGATTTATGTAACAAATATCCAATTATCTCTATTGAAGATGGACTCTCTGAAGATGACTGGGATGGATGGAAAATCTTAACAGATAGACTAGGTTCAAAAATCCAATTAGTTGGGGATGATTTATATGTTACAAATGCTAATATCTTAGCTGAAGGTATTCAAAAAGGGATTGCAAATGCAATTTTAATTAAACCAAATCAAATTGGAACAGTTAGTGAAACTATGCTAACTATTAGATTAGCACAAAGAAACAACTACAATTGTGTAATGTCTCACAGATCAGGTGAATCTGAAGATGCATTTATAGCAGATTTTGCAGTTGCTTTAAATTGTGGTCAAATCAAAACAGGAAGTACAGCAAGAAGTGATAGAATTGCAAAATATAACAGACTTCTTGAGATTGGTGCAGAGATTGGTTATGCAGAATATTTAGGGAAACAACCTTTTTCTAAATAA
- the topA gene encoding type I DNA topoisomerase: MKNLVIVESPAKAKTISKFLGKDYKVMASMGHVRDLPKSKLGFDPQNNFEPKYLISTDKKKVISDLKKEITKDTTIYLAADEDREGEAIAWHLIPALKIEKNPIKRIVFHEITKDAILEAINNPREVNLNLVDAQQARRILDRAVGYELSPLLWKKVRYGLSAGRVQSVAVRIIVDRENEIREFIPEEYWRIKADFIDPELEALLAKIDGKNQKVTNETEAKAIEASINQGKFELFDIEEKDSTRNPAPPFTTSTLQQEASRKIGLSVKQTMVIAQQLYEGNVGNIPNHTGGLITYMRTDSLNLSKVATSAAKEVIEAQYGKEYALSKPRAYKANTKGAQEAHEAIRPVNMALKPTDIKPYVESAQYRLYSLIWKRTLATQMATAKIANTTYKISAGKNKEYEFQSKGQRIIFAGFMKAYTEGSDNPETALDSTEKILPTIKVGTILNLEKLDLEQNFTKPPSRYTEASLVKKLESEGIGRPSTYAPTISTIQAREYVVRTEDKKLAPTATGEIVNSFLVDHFPDIVDLGFTAKVEEDFDEIAEGKIAWQQVMQHFYGDFKKSIDEKEKSVNKEDYLQIRELGIDPKSGKPVSARVGRFGPFVQIGTKDDEEKPAFVAIPEHLNMDTITLDEALFLFTLPRVVGKNSAGDEIKANIGRFGPYLQVKTKFYSLKVDDPYTIDLPRALELIKELDEAKEKSTIKEFAEEKISILIGQYGPYIKQGRKNYKIPKGVEAESLTLEQTLEIIAKDPKSKTATKKTTAKKSPAKRTTTKKSTATKTAKK, from the coding sequence GTGAAAAATTTAGTTATAGTAGAGTCACCGGCAAAAGCAAAAACAATATCAAAGTTCTTAGGTAAAGATTATAAAGTTATGGCCTCAATGGGGCATGTAAGGGATCTTCCTAAATCAAAATTGGGGTTTGACCCACAAAATAATTTTGAACCAAAATATCTTATCTCAACAGATAAGAAAAAAGTTATTAGTGATTTGAAAAAAGAGATTACAAAAGATACTACTATATACCTAGCAGCCGATGAAGATAGAGAGGGAGAAGCCATTGCATGGCATCTAATTCCTGCTCTTAAAATAGAAAAAAACCCTATAAAAAGAATTGTTTTTCACGAAATTACAAAAGATGCAATTTTAGAAGCTATTAATAACCCAAGAGAGGTAAATCTAAATTTAGTTGATGCTCAACAAGCAAGAAGAATTTTAGATAGAGCTGTTGGTTATGAGTTATCTCCACTTTTATGGAAAAAAGTTAGATATGGTCTTAGTGCAGGTAGAGTTCAATCTGTTGCCGTTAGAATAATTGTTGATAGGGAAAATGAGATTAGAGAGTTTATTCCTGAAGAGTATTGGAGAATAAAAGCTGATTTTATAGATCCAGAACTTGAAGCTTTGTTGGCAAAAATTGATGGAAAAAATCAAAAAGTTACAAATGAAACAGAGGCAAAAGCTATTGAAGCTTCAATAAATCAAGGAAAATTTGAATTATTTGATATAGAAGAGAAAGATAGTACTAGAAATCCAGCACCTCCTTTTACAACTTCAACTTTGCAACAAGAGGCAAGTAGAAAAATTGGCCTCTCTGTTAAACAAACAATGGTTATTGCTCAACAACTTTATGAAGGAAATGTTGGAAATATCCCAAATCATACAGGTGGTTTGATTACTTATATGAGAACAGACTCTTTAAATCTTTCAAAAGTTGCAACAAGTGCAGCAAAAGAGGTTATTGAGGCTCAATATGGGAAAGAGTATGCTTTAAGTAAACCAAGAGCTTATAAAGCAAATACAAAAGGAGCACAAGAGGCTCACGAAGCTATAAGACCTGTAAATATGGCTTTAAAACCTACTGATATAAAACCTTATGTGGAATCTGCACAATATAGATTATATTCACTTATTTGGAAAAGAACACTTGCAACTCAAATGGCAACAGCAAAAATTGCTAATACTACATATAAAATAAGTGCAGGGAAAAACAAAGAGTATGAGTTTCAATCAAAGGGACAAAGAATCATATTTGCAGGATTTATGAAAGCTTATACTGAGGGAAGTGATAATCCTGAAACAGCTTTAGATAGTACAGAAAAAATCCTTCCTACAATAAAAGTTGGAACAATTTTAAATCTTGAAAAGCTAGATTTAGAACAAAACTTTACTAAACCACCATCAAGATATACAGAAGCTAGTTTAGTTAAAAAACTAGAGAGTGAGGGGATTGGAAGACCTTCAACTTATGCTCCAACAATCTCAACAATTCAAGCAAGAGAGTATGTGGTTAGAACAGAAGATAAAAAACTTGCTCCAACAGCAACAGGAGAGATTGTAAATAGCTTTTTAGTTGATCACTTTCCTGATATTGTTGATTTAGGCTTTACTGCAAAAGTTGAAGAGGATTTTGATGAGATTGCAGAGGGAAAAATTGCATGGCAACAAGTAATGCAACACTTTTATGGAGATTTCAAAAAGAGTATTGATGAAAAAGAAAAAAGCGTAAATAAAGAGGATTATCTTCAAATACGAGAGCTTGGAATTGACCCAAAATCAGGGAAACCTGTAAGTGCAAGAGTTGGGAGATTTGGTCCTTTTGTTCAAATTGGAACAAAAGATGATGAGGAGAAACCAGCTTTTGTTGCAATTCCTGAGCATCTAAATATGGATACAATAACTTTAGATGAAGCTCTGTTTTTATTTACACTTCCAAGGGTTGTTGGTAAAAATAGTGCAGGGGATGAGATAAAAGCAAATATAGGAAGATTTGGTCCATATTTACAAGTAAAAACAAAGTTCTATTCTTTAAAAGTAGATGATCCATATACAATTGATCTTCCAAGAGCGTTAGAGCTTATAAAAGAGCTTGATGAAGCAAAAGAGAAATCAACAATAAAAGAGTTTGCTGAAGAGAAAATCAGTATCCTAATAGGGCAATATGGTCCATATATTAAGCAGGGAAGAAAAAACTACAAAATACCAAAAGGTGTTGAAGCTGAGAGTTTAACTTTAGAGCAGACTTTGGAGATTATTGCAAAAGATCCTAAATCAAAAACAGCTACTAAAAAGACTACAGCCAAAAAGAGTCCTGCAAAAAGAACAACAACTAAAAAAAGCACTGCTACAAAAACAGCTAAAAAGTAG